A genomic window from Streptomyces sp. NBC_01429 includes:
- a CDS encoding SulP family inorganic anion transporter → MSAGVPTRTTPPVRTPHGPPPGGRRFRIAGADLSASISVFLIALPLSLGIALATGAPLQAGLVAAAVGGLVVGRLGGAPLQVSGPAAGLTVVTADLIQRYGWRTTCAITICAGVAQLGLAALRVARSALAVSPAIVHGMLGGIGVTIALAQLHIVLGGTPQSSAVDNVRGLPAQLANPHPGALSVSALTVAVLLLWPRVPGRAGRIARKLPAALAAVALATALAALAGIRLEYVDLPSWSNHALPELPEGPVLGLLAAVLTVTLVGSVESLLSAVAVDKLTAARKEPHVRIPRARLDRELAGQGAGNVVSGALGGLPVTGVAVRSAANVAAGAVSRNSAMLHGLWVAVAALLLVPVLDLIPLSALAALVMVVGIQMVNLTHMRSVRRNREMLVYAVTLAAVVLTGVLEGVMIGIAVAVAVALHRLTRTRITVEEKDGVHRVRARGQLTFLAVPRLSRLLHQVPQGADSVVELDGSFMDHAAHETLHDWQTAHVAQGGRAEFTGRAGRRIAEPTAEAHTCCRPWTPWRNHHCGAHPGGERPMAGASAASALEERHTAEEQAAEHPGGAALPGIRPHARADSDADAHPESNTALDADSGADRDRVAESDTTEGADTGAVAGPISGTGIGVGTGQASRQPTSNTSSAPPVGRPGGNGLDGAARSPGGRQLASGLSSFQRNTAPRVRGELARLAREGQRPSQLFLTCADSRLVTSMITSSGPGDLFTVRNVGNLVPLPEADGADDSVAAAIEYAVDVLRVASITVCGHSGCGAMQALLNTPEDAGEPRTPLRRWLRHGQPSLERMRNRHHPWARISGRLPADAVEQLCLTNVVQQLDHLRAHEAVARRLAEGSLELHGMYFHVGEAQAYLLADGVATAGADAGSRGVGGDAEVFNRVAPTAFEESRA, encoded by the coding sequence ATGTCTGCCGGCGTCCCCACTCGCACCACTCCCCCCGTCCGCACGCCGCACGGCCCACCACCGGGCGGCCGCAGGTTCCGCATCGCCGGAGCCGACCTGTCCGCGTCCATCTCCGTCTTCCTGATCGCGCTGCCGCTCTCGCTGGGCATCGCACTCGCCACCGGCGCGCCACTCCAGGCCGGCCTGGTGGCGGCCGCCGTGGGCGGCCTGGTCGTTGGCCGGCTGGGCGGGGCTCCGCTCCAGGTCAGCGGCCCCGCCGCCGGGCTCACCGTCGTCACGGCCGATCTGATCCAGCGGTACGGCTGGCGCACCACCTGCGCCATCACCATCTGCGCGGGCGTCGCCCAACTGGGCCTCGCGGCGCTACGGGTGGCCCGCTCCGCGCTGGCCGTCAGCCCGGCGATCGTGCACGGGATGCTCGGGGGCATCGGCGTCACGATCGCGCTGGCCCAACTCCACATCGTTCTCGGCGGTACGCCGCAGAGTTCCGCCGTCGACAATGTCCGCGGGCTGCCGGCCCAGTTGGCCAACCCGCATCCGGGCGCGCTGTCGGTGAGCGCGCTGACCGTCGCGGTACTGCTGCTCTGGCCGCGTGTTCCGGGCCGCGCGGGCCGGATCGCACGCAAGCTCCCGGCGGCGCTCGCGGCCGTGGCCCTAGCCACGGCACTCGCCGCGCTCGCGGGGATCCGTCTGGAGTACGTCGACCTGCCGTCCTGGAGCAACCACGCCCTGCCCGAGCTGCCCGAGGGGCCGGTACTCGGACTGCTCGCCGCCGTCCTCACCGTCACCCTGGTCGGCAGCGTCGAATCACTGCTGTCCGCGGTCGCCGTGGACAAGCTGACGGCAGCGCGCAAGGAGCCGCACGTCCGGATCCCTCGCGCACGTCTCGACCGGGAGCTGGCAGGACAGGGAGCGGGGAACGTCGTCTCCGGGGCGCTCGGCGGGCTGCCCGTCACCGGGGTCGCCGTGCGCAGCGCCGCCAATGTCGCGGCGGGCGCCGTCAGCAGAAACTCGGCCATGTTGCACGGCCTGTGGGTGGCGGTCGCCGCCCTGTTGCTGGTGCCCGTGCTCGATCTGATCCCGCTGTCGGCGCTGGCCGCGCTGGTGATGGTGGTGGGGATCCAGATGGTGAACCTGACGCATATGCGCAGCGTGCGGCGGAACCGCGAAATGCTGGTGTACGCGGTGACCCTGGCCGCCGTCGTACTGACCGGCGTGCTGGAGGGCGTCATGATCGGGATCGCGGTCGCGGTGGCGGTGGCGCTGCACCGGTTGACCAGGACACGGATCACCGTGGAGGAGAAGGACGGGGTGCATCGTGTCCGCGCCCGGGGGCAGTTGACGTTTCTCGCCGTGCCGAGGCTCAGCCGGCTGCTGCACCAGGTGCCGCAGGGCGCCGACAGCGTGGTGGAGCTGGACGGGTCGTTCATGGACCACGCGGCGCACGAGACCCTGCACGACTGGCAGACCGCGCATGTCGCGCAGGGCGGCAGGGCCGAGTTCACCGGCCGGGCGGGCCGCCGGATCGCCGAGCCCACCGCCGAGGCCCACACCTGCTGCCGCCCCTGGACTCCCTGGCGCAATCACCACTGCGGCGCGCACCCGGGCGGGGAGCGGCCGATGGCCGGGGCGTCCGCCGCCTCGGCGCTGGAGGAGAGACACACCGCGGAGGAACAGGCCGCGGAACACCCGGGCGGGGCCGCCCTCCCGGGCATCAGACCGCACGCACGCGCGGACTCGGACGCGGACGCGCACCCGGAATCGAACACCGCCCTGGACGCGGACAGCGGCGCGGACAGAGACCGGGTCGCGGAGAGCGACACGACCGAAGGTGCGGATACGGGCGCAGTCGCCGGCCCGATTTCGGGCACCGGCATCGGCGTGGGCACGGGACAGGCGTCGAGGCAGCCGACGTCGAACACGTCCTCGGCACCGCCCGTCGGCCGGCCGGGCGGCAACGGGCTTGACGGCGCGGCCCGTTCGCCGGGCGGTCGTCAGCTGGCCAGCGGACTCAGCTCCTTCCAGCGCAATACGGCGCCACGGGTGCGCGGCGAGCTGGCGCGGCTGGCGCGCGAGGGGCAGCGGCCCTCGCAGCTCTTCCTCACCTGCGCCGACTCCCGGCTGGTCACGAGCATGATCACGTCGAGCGGTCCGGGCGATCTCTTCACCGTACGGAACGTGGGCAATCTGGTCCCGCTGCCGGAGGCCGACGGCGCGGACGACTCGGTGGCGGCGGCGATCGAGTACGCCGTGGATGTGCTGCGGGTCGCGTCCATCACCGTCTGCGGGCACTCGGGGTGCGGCGCCATGCAGGCCCTGCTCAACACCCCGGAGGACGCCGGGGAGCCCCGTACCCCGCTGCGGCGCTGGCTGCGCCACGGGCAGCCCAGCCTGGAGCGGATGAGGAACCGTCACCACCCCTGGGCCAGGATCTCCGGACGGCTGCCGGCCGACGCCGTCGAGCAGCTCTGTCTGACCAATGTCGTCCAGCAGCTGGACCATCTGCGAGCCCACGAAGCGGTGGCGCGGCGGCTGGCGGAGGGCAGCCTGGAGCTGCACGGGATGTACTTCCATGTCGGTGAGGCGCAGGCGTATCTCCTGGCGGACGGGGTCGCGACCGCCGGTGCCGACGCGGGCAGCAGGGGCGTGGGCGGGGACGCGGAAGTGTTCAACCGGGTGGCCCCGACCGCGTTCGAGGAGTCGCGCGCCTGA
- a CDS encoding HAD family hydrolase: MLGIVENHSLPRTAAFFDLDKTVIAKSSTLTFSKSFYQGGLINRRAVLRTAYAQFVFLAGGADHDQMERMREYLSALCKGWNVQQVKEIVAETLHDLIDPIIYDEAASLIENHHTAGRDVVIVSTSGAEVVEPIGELLGADRVVATRMVVGADGCFTGEVEYYAYGPTKAEAVKALAESEGYDLSRCYAYSDSITDVPMLESVGHPHAVNPDRALRREATARAWPILVFSRPVRLKQRLPAFSMPPRPALVAAAAVGAAAATAGLVWYASRRRQSTLG, encoded by the coding sequence ATGCTCGGCATCGTGGAAAACCACTCCTTGCCGCGTACAGCAGCCTTCTTCGACCTGGACAAGACGGTCATTGCGAAGTCATCGACGCTGACCTTCAGCAAGTCCTTCTACCAAGGCGGCCTGATCAACCGCCGGGCAGTTCTGCGCACCGCATACGCGCAGTTCGTCTTCCTCGCCGGAGGCGCCGATCACGACCAGATGGAGCGCATGCGGGAGTATCTGTCCGCGCTCTGCAAGGGCTGGAACGTCCAGCAGGTCAAAGAGATCGTCGCCGAGACACTGCACGACCTGATCGACCCGATCATCTACGACGAGGCGGCGTCCCTCATCGAGAACCACCACACCGCGGGCCGCGATGTGGTGATCGTCTCCACATCGGGCGCGGAGGTCGTCGAGCCGATCGGGGAACTGCTCGGAGCGGACCGGGTCGTCGCCACCCGGATGGTCGTCGGCGCCGACGGCTGCTTCACCGGCGAGGTGGAGTACTACGCCTACGGCCCGACCAAGGCCGAGGCGGTCAAGGCGCTCGCCGAGTCCGAGGGGTACGACCTGTCGCGCTGCTACGCGTACAGCGACTCCATCACCGACGTCCCCATGCTCGAATCCGTCGGTCATCCCCACGCGGTCAATCCGGACCGCGCGCTGCGCCGCGAGGCAACGGCCCGCGCATGGCCGATTCTCGTCTTCAGCCGCCCCGTTCGACTCAAGCAGCGACTGCCCGCCTTCTCGATGCCGCCCCGCCCCGCACTGGTCGCGGCGGCAGCGGTGGGCGCGGCGGCCGCGACGGCGGGCCTGGTCTGGTACGCCAGCCGACGCCGGCAGTCCACGCTCGGCTGA
- a CDS encoding phage holin family protein: protein MSDTGTQTADAVRTGTIVEAGNAERSIGQLVASATAEMSALVHDEIALVKAEVRQDVKRGVMGSAAGVVAGVFILFSLPVFSFAAAYGIHNLGLGLAWSFLIVGGAFVLLGLLLGLLAVMKFKKIKPPERSIASAKESAAVLQNAKPHPRETGESTKSVARSTA from the coding sequence ATGAGCGACACCGGCACGCAGACCGCCGACGCCGTCCGGACCGGCACCATTGTCGAAGCGGGCAACGCCGAGCGGAGCATCGGGCAGTTGGTCGCGTCGGCGACCGCCGAGATGTCCGCGCTGGTGCACGACGAGATCGCCCTGGTGAAGGCCGAGGTACGGCAGGACGTCAAGCGTGGCGTCATGGGCAGCGCCGCCGGTGTCGTCGCGGGGGTGTTCATCCTCTTCTCGCTGCCGGTGTTCAGCTTCGCCGCCGCCTACGGGATCCACAATCTGGGCCTCGGTCTCGCGTGGTCGTTCCTGATCGTGGGCGGGGCGTTCGTGCTGCTGGGGCTGCTGCTCGGCCTGCTCGCCGTCATGAAGTTCAAGAAGATCAAGCCCCCGGAGCGGTCCATCGCCTCGGCCAAGGAATCGGCGGCCGTGCTCCAGAACGCGAAGCCCCACCCGCGCGAGACCGGGGAAAGCACGAAGTCTGTGGCACGCTCGACTGCATGA
- a CDS encoding ATP-binding protein, with protein MKIAFVGKGGSGKTTLSSLFIRHLTANEATVVAVDADINQHLGTALGLDEAAAAALPAMGAHLGLIKDYLRGSNPRIASADAMIKTTPPGEGSRLLRIGENNPVYETCAREVRLDDGEIRLMATGPFTESDLGVACYHSKVGAVELCLNHLVDGTDEYMVVDMTAGSDSFASGMFTRFDMTFLVAEPTRKGVSVYRQYKEYARDYDVPLKVVGNKVQNQDDLDFLRDEVGDDLLVAVGHSEWVRAMEKGRPRRFELLEADNRCALQTLQDAAEDSYEHRDWERYTRQMVHFHLRNAESWGNAKTGIDLAAQVDPAFVLSEALAVPQPS; from the coding sequence ATGAAGATCGCTTTCGTGGGCAAGGGCGGCAGTGGCAAAACCACGCTGTCCTCGCTCTTCATCCGTCATCTGACCGCCAACGAGGCCACCGTCGTCGCGGTGGACGCCGATATCAACCAGCATCTGGGGACCGCCCTCGGCCTCGACGAGGCGGCGGCCGCCGCGCTGCCCGCGATGGGCGCGCACCTGGGGCTGATCAAGGACTATCTGCGGGGCAGCAACCCTCGGATCGCCTCCGCCGACGCGATGATCAAGACCACGCCGCCGGGCGAGGGATCGCGGCTGCTCAGGATCGGCGAGAACAATCCCGTGTACGAGACCTGTGCCCGCGAGGTACGGCTGGACGACGGCGAGATCCGGCTGATGGCCACGGGCCCCTTCACCGAGTCGGACCTCGGGGTCGCCTGCTACCACTCCAAGGTCGGCGCGGTCGAGCTGTGCCTCAACCATCTGGTGGACGGCACCGACGAGTACATGGTGGTCGACATGACGGCGGGGTCCGACTCCTTCGCCTCGGGGATGTTCACCCGGTTCGACATGACGTTCCTGGTGGCCGAGCCGACGCGCAAGGGCGTGTCCGTCTACCGCCAGTACAAGGAGTACGCGCGGGACTACGACGTGCCGCTGAAGGTCGTCGGCAACAAGGTCCAGAACCAGGACGACCTGGATTTCCTCCGTGACGAGGTGGGCGACGACCTGCTCGTGGCCGTGGGCCACTCCGAGTGGGTCCGCGCGATGGAGAAGGGCCGCCCCCGGCGCTTCGAGCTGCTGGAGGCGGACAACCGCTGCGCGCTCCAGACGCTCCAGGACGCGGCCGAGGACTCGTACGAGCACCGCGACTGGGAGCGGTACACGCGTCAGATGGTCCACTTCCATCTCAGGAACGCCGAGAGCTGGGGCAACGCGAAGACGGGCATCGACCTGGCCGCCCAGGTCGATCCCGCCTTCGTGCTCAGCGAGGCACTCGCCGTCCCCCAGCCCTCCTGA
- the acs gene encoding acetate--CoA ligase, translating into MSNESLANLLKEERRFAPPAELAAHANVTAEAYEQAAADRLGFWAEQARRLSWVTEPTETLDWSNPPFAKWFADGELNVAYNCVDRHVEAGHGDRVAIHFEGEPGDSRAITYAELKDEVSRAANALTELGVRAGDRVAVYLPMIPEAAVAMLACARIGAAHSVVFGGFSADAVASRIQDADAKLVITSDGGYRRGKPAALKPAIDAAVAKCPQVEHVLVVRRTGQDTAFDDSRDVWWHDIVGRQSAEHTPEAFGAEHPLFILYTSGTTGKPKGILHTSGGYLTQAAYTHHAVFDLKPETDVYWCTADIGWVTGHSYIVYGPLANGATQVMYEGTPDTPHQGRFWEIVQKYGVTILYTAPTAIRTFMKWGDDIPAKFDLTSLRVLGSVGEPINPEAWIWYREHIGAGKTPIVDTWWQTETGAMMISPLPGVTETKPGSAQRALPGISATVVDDEAREVPDGGGGYLVLTEPWPSMLRTIWGDDQRFIDTYWSRFEGKYFAGDGAKKDDDGDIWLLGRVDDVMLVSGHNISTTEVESALVSHPKVAEAAVVGANDETTGQAIVAFVILRGSASVDDGLVAELRNHVGTTLGPIAKPKRILPVAELPKTRSGKIMRRLLRDVAENRQLGDVTTLTDSSVMDLIQTQLPSASSED; encoded by the coding sequence GTGAGCAACGAAAGCCTGGCCAACCTGCTCAAGGAAGAGCGGCGATTCGCACCGCCGGCCGAGCTGGCCGCACACGCCAACGTGACGGCGGAGGCGTACGAGCAGGCCGCGGCGGACAGGCTTGGCTTCTGGGCCGAGCAGGCGAGGCGGCTCAGCTGGGTCACCGAGCCGACCGAGACGCTGGACTGGTCGAACCCGCCCTTCGCGAAATGGTTCGCGGACGGCGAGTTGAACGTCGCCTACAACTGCGTCGACCGTCATGTGGAGGCCGGGCACGGCGACCGGGTGGCGATCCACTTCGAGGGTGAGCCGGGCGACAGCCGCGCGATCACCTACGCGGAGCTGAAGGACGAGGTGTCACGGGCCGCCAACGCCCTGACCGAGCTGGGCGTCCGGGCGGGTGACCGGGTCGCCGTCTATCTGCCGATGATCCCCGAGGCGGCCGTCGCCATGCTGGCCTGCGCCCGGATCGGGGCCGCGCACTCCGTGGTCTTCGGCGGCTTCTCGGCCGACGCCGTGGCCTCCCGTATCCAGGACGCCGACGCCAAGCTGGTCATCACCTCCGACGGCGGCTACCGCCGGGGCAAGCCGGCCGCCCTCAAGCCCGCCATCGACGCGGCGGTCGCCAAGTGCCCCCAGGTCGAGCACGTACTGGTGGTGCGGCGTACCGGCCAGGACACCGCGTTCGACGATTCCCGGGACGTGTGGTGGCACGACATCGTCGGCCGCCAGTCCGCCGAGCACACTCCGGAGGCGTTCGGCGCGGAGCACCCGCTGTTCATCCTCTACACCTCGGGCACGACGGGAAAGCCGAAGGGCATCCTGCACACCTCGGGCGGCTATCTCACCCAGGCGGCCTACACCCACCACGCCGTCTTCGACCTCAAGCCCGAGACGGACGTGTACTGGTGCACGGCCGACATCGGCTGGGTGACGGGCCACTCGTACATCGTGTACGGACCGCTGGCCAACGGCGCCACGCAGGTGATGTACGAGGGCACTCCCGACACCCCGCACCAGGGGCGGTTCTGGGAGATCGTGCAGAAGTACGGGGTGACGATCCTCTACACGGCGCCGACGGCGATCCGTACGTTCATGAAGTGGGGCGACGACATCCCCGCCAAGTTCGACCTGACCTCCCTGCGGGTGCTGGGCTCGGTCGGCGAGCCGATCAACCCCGAGGCGTGGATCTGGTACCGCGAGCACATCGGCGCGGGCAAGACGCCCATCGTGGACACCTGGTGGCAGACCGAGACCGGCGCCATGATGATCTCCCCGCTGCCCGGCGTGACGGAGACCAAGCCGGGCTCGGCCCAGCGGGCCCTGCCGGGGATCTCGGCCACCGTCGTGGACGACGAGGCCCGCGAGGTGCCCGACGGAGGCGGCGGCTATCTCGTCCTCACCGAACCGTGGCCGTCGATGCTGCGCACCATCTGGGGCGACGACCAGCGGTTCATCGACACCTACTGGTCGCGCTTCGAAGGCAAGTACTTCGCCGGGGACGGCGCCAAGAAGGACGACGACGGCGACATCTGGCTGCTGGGCCGGGTCGACGACGTGATGCTGGTGTCCGGGCACAACATCTCCACCACCGAGGTGGAGTCCGCCCTCGTCTCCCATCCCAAGGTCGCCGAGGCCGCCGTCGTCGGCGCCAATGACGAGACCACCGGCCAGGCCATCGTCGCCTTCGTCATTCTGCGCGGCAGCGCCTCCGTCGACGACGGTCTGGTGGCGGAGTTGCGCAACCATGTGGGCACCACGCTCGGCCCGATCGCCAAGCCCAAGCGCATCCTGCCGGTAGCGGAGCTGCCCAAGACCCGCTCGGGCAAGATCATGCGCCGGCTGCTGCGGGACGTCGCGGAGAACCGACAGCTGGGGGATGTCACCACCCTCACGGACTCGTCCGTCATGGATCTGATCCAGACACAGCTGCCCAGCGCGAGCAGCGAGGACTGA
- the nhaA gene encoding Na+/H+ antiporter NhaA: protein MPAPTHTPTPRKFLGRLPLPERNYISDALRTETVGGVLLLAAAIAALIWANTPLSGSYGSVRDFHAGPAALGLDLSVQHWAADGLLAVFFFVAGVELKRELVAGELRDPKAAALPVIAALSGMAVPALVYVLVNTVGGGSLGGWAVPVATDIAFALAVLAVLGTSLPSALRAFLLTLAVVDDLFAILIIAVFFTSELNFLALGGAVIGLAVFWLLLRKGVHGWYVYVPLALVIWGLMYNSGVHATIAGVAMGLMLRCTRNEGESQSPGEHIEHLVRPLSAGLAVPLFALFSAGVSVSGAALGGVFTRPETLGVVLGLVVGKTIGIFGGTWLAARFTKAELNEDLAWPDVFAVAALAGIGFTVSLLIGELAFTSDPGLTDEVKAAVLTGSLIAAVFSGILLKLRVRKYRALYEEEERDEDHDGIPDIYEQDDPGYHLRMAALHEAKAAEHRKLAEHAGATREDDDGPA from the coding sequence GTGCCCGCGCCCACCCACACCCCCACCCCTCGTAAGTTCCTCGGCCGGCTCCCGCTGCCCGAGCGGAACTACATCTCCGACGCGCTGCGCACCGAAACCGTCGGCGGCGTCCTGCTCCTCGCCGCCGCCATCGCCGCGCTGATCTGGGCGAACACCCCGCTGAGCGGCAGCTACGGATCCGTACGCGACTTCCACGCCGGCCCCGCCGCGCTCGGTCTCGATCTCTCCGTACAGCACTGGGCCGCCGACGGGCTGCTCGCCGTCTTCTTCTTCGTCGCCGGTGTCGAGCTGAAGCGCGAGCTGGTGGCCGGGGAGCTGCGCGACCCGAAGGCCGCCGCCCTGCCAGTGATCGCGGCGCTCTCCGGTATGGCCGTACCCGCGCTGGTGTATGTGCTGGTCAACACGGTCGGCGGCGGTTCCCTGGGGGGCTGGGCCGTGCCCGTCGCGACGGATATCGCCTTCGCGCTCGCCGTCCTCGCGGTCCTCGGCACCTCACTGCCCTCCGCGCTGCGCGCCTTCCTGCTCACCCTCGCCGTCGTCGATGATCTCTTCGCGATTCTGATCATCGCGGTCTTCTTCACCAGCGAGCTGAACTTCCTGGCGCTGGGCGGCGCCGTGATCGGGCTCGCGGTCTTCTGGCTGCTGCTGCGCAAGGGCGTCCACGGCTGGTACGTGTATGTCCCGCTGGCCCTGGTCATCTGGGGGCTGATGTACAACAGCGGCGTCCACGCCACCATCGCCGGTGTCGCGATGGGCCTGATGCTGCGCTGCACCAGGAACGAGGGCGAGTCGCAGTCGCCCGGCGAGCACATCGAACATCTGGTGCGCCCCCTGTCCGCCGGGCTGGCCGTCCCCCTGTTCGCCCTCTTCTCCGCGGGTGTCTCGGTCTCCGGCGCCGCGCTCGGCGGGGTCTTCACCCGGCCGGAGACGCTGGGGGTCGTCCTGGGGCTGGTGGTCGGCAAGACGATCGGCATCTTCGGCGGCACCTGGCTCGCCGCGCGCTTCACCAAGGCCGAGCTGAACGAGGATCTCGCCTGGCCCGACGTCTTCGCCGTCGCCGCGCTCGCCGGGATCGGCTTCACGGTCTCGCTGCTCATCGGCGAGCTGGCCTTCACCTCGGACCCGGGCCTCACCGACGAGGTGAAGGCCGCGGTGCTGACGGGCTCGCTGATCGCCGCCGTGTTCTCGGGCATTCTGCTCAAGCTCCGGGTCCGTAAGTACCGCGCGCTGTACGAGGAGGAGGAGCGCGACGAGGACCACGACGGCATCCCCGACATCTATGAACAGGACGATCCGGGGTACCACCTGCGCATGGCCGCTCTCCACGAGGCGAAGGCGGCGGAACACCGGAAGCTGGCGGAACACGCGGGGGCAACGCGCGAGGACGACGACGGTCCGGCATGA
- a CDS encoding alpha/beta fold hydrolase: protein MTAPDSDPVRTPGPSPGTPGPAPGSTPGVTPASAVRLDGPWTHRDVAANGARFHIAEMGEGPLVLLLHGFPQFWWTWRHQLPALADAGYRAVAMDLRGVGGSDRTPRGYDPANLALDITGVVRSLGEPDAALVGHDLGGYLAWTAAVMRPKLVRRLAVSSMPHPRRWRSAMLSDFSQSRAGSYIWGFQRPWVPERQLVADNAAMVGRLLRDWSGPGLPDEKAIEVYRRAMTIPSTAHCSIEPYRWMVRSMARPDGIQFNRRMKRPVRVPTLQLHGSLDPAMRTRSTAGSAEFVEAPYRWRLFDGLGHFPHEEDPAAFSAELINWLKDPEPDR from the coding sequence ATGACCGCCCCCGATTCCGATCCTGTCCGCACCCCCGGCCCCTCTCCCGGCACTCCCGGCCCCGCACCGGGCTCGACTCCAGGGGTGACGCCTGCCTCCGCCGTACGTCTCGACGGCCCCTGGACCCACCGCGACGTGGCGGCCAACGGCGCGCGCTTCCACATCGCCGAGATGGGTGAAGGGCCGCTGGTGCTGCTGCTGCACGGCTTCCCGCAGTTCTGGTGGACCTGGCGCCACCAACTGCCCGCGCTGGCGGACGCGGGCTACCGCGCGGTGGCGATGGACCTGCGCGGCGTGGGCGGCAGCGACCGTACGCCCCGGGGCTACGACCCGGCCAATCTGGCCCTCGACATCACCGGCGTGGTGCGCTCCCTGGGCGAGCCGGACGCCGCGCTCGTCGGCCATGACCTGGGCGGATACCTCGCCTGGACGGCGGCGGTGATGCGGCCCAAGCTGGTGCGCAGGCTCGCGGTGTCCTCGATGCCGCACCCGCGCCGCTGGCGCTCCGCGATGCTCTCCGACTTCTCGCAGAGCCGCGCCGGCTCGTACATCTGGGGCTTTCAGCGGCCATGGGTGCCGGAGCGTCAGCTCGTCGCTGACAACGCGGCGATGGTGGGGCGGCTGCTCCGCGACTGGTCGGGGCCGGGGCTGCCCGACGAGAAGGCGATCGAGGTCTACCGGCGCGCGATGACCATCCCGTCGACGGCACACTGCTCGATCGAGCCGTACCGCTGGATGGTGCGGTCGATGGCGCGCCCCGACGGCATCCAGTTCAACCGGCGTATGAAGCGCCCGGTACGGGTGCCGACGCTGCAACTGCACGGGTCGCTCGACCCGGCGATGCGGACCCGCAGTACGGCGGGGTCGGCCGAGTTCGTCGAAGCGCCCTACCGGTGGCGGCTGTTCGACGGGCTCGGGCACTTCCCGCACGAGGAGGACCCCGCGGCGTTCTCCGCCGAACTCATCAACTGGCTCAAGGACCCGGAGCCGGACCGGTGA
- a CDS encoding oxidoreductase, whose amino-acid sequence MSTTASDASSAPRPGDPLVALASLLGVPDAVDSVRKAVDRVYGHRVMRRRSNEVTSEAALRAARGSAALSGTDWALEEVRRRSDFGSEAEARTVGAALRLNAEAGQLLSVWAQSPLRVLARLHLVAAGGTGIPDETVGRPRLAGEPVAETPGAEVAGPLAELPLPDADEVAGRLDGLSRLVLATSAVPALVTAAVVHGELLALRPFGSYNGLVARAAERIVLVGSGLDPKSICPAEVGHAELGRAAYAAAFDGYLSGTPDGMTAWITHCGRAVELGVRESTAVCEALQRGAA is encoded by the coding sequence ATGAGTACGACAGCCTCTGACGCTTCCTCCGCGCCGCGGCCGGGGGACCCCTTGGTCGCGCTGGCCTCCCTTCTGGGGGTGCCGGACGCGGTGGATTCCGTACGCAAGGCCGTCGACCGTGTGTACGGCCACCGCGTGATGCGGCGCCGCAGCAACGAGGTCACCTCGGAAGCGGCGTTGCGCGCCGCGCGGGGCTCCGCCGCGCTCTCCGGCACGGACTGGGCGCTCGAAGAGGTGCGCCGGCGCAGCGACTTCGGCTCGGAGGCCGAGGCCCGTACGGTCGGTGCCGCCCTCCGGCTCAACGCCGAGGCCGGTCAACTCCTCTCCGTCTGGGCACAGTCGCCGCTACGGGTGCTGGCCCGGCTCCATCTGGTGGCCGCGGGCGGAACCGGCATCCCCGACGAGACGGTCGGGCGGCCCCGGCTGGCCGGCGAACCGGTGGCCGAGACGCCCGGTGCCGAAGTGGCCGGACCGCTGGCCGAGCTGCCGCTGCCGGACGCCGACGAGGTGGCGGGGCGGCTGGACGGGCTGTCCCGGCTGGTGCTCGCCACGAGTGCGGTGCCGGCGCTGGTGACGGCGGCGGTGGTGCACGGGGAACTGCTGGCGCTGCGCCCGTTCGGCTCGTACAACGGGCTGGTGGCGCGGGCGGCCGAGCGGATCGTGCTGGTCGGCAGTGGGCTGGATCCCAAGTCGATCTGCCCGGCCGAGGTGGGTCACGCGGAGCTGGGGCGCGCGGCGTACGCGGCGGCCTTTGACGGTTATCTGTCGGGCACGCCGGACGGCATGACGGCGTGGATCACCCACTGTGGACGCGCGGTTGAGCTGGGAGTGCGGGAATCGACGGCCGTCTGCGAGGCGCTTCAGCGCGGCGCGGCCTGA